A portion of the Liberibacter crescens BT-1 genome contains these proteins:
- the hemB gene encoding porphobilinogen synthase — protein MSYTSNTLNKNIDYLRMRRNRKSDWIRRLVCENHLTVNDLILPVFIVSGTNVIEPIHSMPGVNRMSIDNTIEIAKKASDLGIPAIAIFPNIEIELRDDTGSHSLRSDNILNKAISAIKKAVPNIGIITDVALDPFTSHGHDGILYKDEIINDKTVEIISRVAVIQADAGADIIAPSEMMDGRVQAIRRALDKHGHTNVGIMSYTAKFNSALYAPYREAISTQQLLKGNKATYYIDSANISEAIREAAIDMQEGADMFIVKPGLPYLDICNQIKKTFGLPTFAYQVSGEYAMIRAASLNGWIDEKKVLMETLLAFKRSGCDGIFTYFALEAAHILLHP, from the coding sequence ATGTCCTATACTAGTAATACTCTTAATAAAAATATTGACTATCTCAGAATGCGAAGAAATCGCAAATCTGATTGGATACGAAGGCTTGTGTGTGAGAATCATCTTACTGTTAACGATCTTATTTTACCTGTCTTTATTGTCTCTGGAACAAATGTTATCGAACCAATCCATTCTATGCCTGGAGTTAACCGTATGAGTATCGATAACACAATAGAAATCGCCAAAAAGGCATCTGACTTAGGAATACCAGCAATCGCTATATTTCCTAATATTGAGATAGAGCTTCGTGATGATACCGGTTCTCATAGTTTAAGATCTGATAATATACTGAACAAAGCTATATCTGCTATAAAAAAAGCAGTTCCAAATATAGGAATCATCACTGATGTGGCACTGGATCCATTTACAAGTCATGGACACGATGGAATCTTATATAAAGATGAAATTATTAACGACAAAACTGTGGAAATAATCTCACGTGTAGCAGTAATACAAGCTGATGCTGGTGCAGATATTATTGCTCCTTCAGAAATGATGGATGGAAGAGTCCAAGCAATCCGAAGAGCTCTTGACAAACACGGACACACAAATGTTGGGATTATGTCCTATACTGCTAAATTTAATTCAGCTCTCTACGCCCCTTATCGAGAGGCAATTTCCACGCAGCAATTATTAAAAGGCAATAAAGCAACTTATTATATAGACTCAGCCAACATATCGGAAGCAATCCGTGAAGCTGCCATAGACATGCAAGAGGGAGCTGATATGTTCATTGTTAAACCAGGTCTACCATACCTTGATATTTGCAATCAAATAAAAAAAACCTTTGGTCTTCCAACATTTGCATATCAAGTTTCAGGCGAATATGCTATGATTCGAGCAGCTAGTCTTAATGGATGGATTGACGAAAAAAAGGTTCTCATGGAAACACTGCTCGCTTTTAAACGATCGGGTTGTGATGGTATTTTTACTTATTTTGCACTTGAGGCTGCTCATATACTTTTACATCCATAG
- the lexA gene encoding transcriptional repressor LexA, whose amino-acid sequence MLTRKQQELLLFIHGRIRQTGVSPSFDEMKDALRLVSKASIHRLIIALEERGFIRRLPKRARALEILRLPDDLMSNTKVGNNFSYHSAEGLSRKQNMGFSSVPFMGHIAAEVPISNIQNNTHEIMIPINMFQILGNHYALEVEGDSMNGVGILDSDTVIICSCETANSGDVVVALLNEEKATLRRFRRKGDSIALEAANPAYKTRIFPPKNVKIQGKLVGLIRRY is encoded by the coding sequence ATGTTAACGCGTAAGCAGCAGGAACTCTTACTTTTTATTCATGGACGCATAAGACAAACAGGTGTATCCCCATCTTTTGATGAAATGAAAGATGCGTTGAGACTTGTGTCAAAAGCAAGTATTCATCGCTTAATAATCGCATTGGAAGAAAGAGGCTTTATTCGTCGACTGCCCAAGAGGGCTCGTGCCTTAGAGATCCTTAGACTTCCTGATGATCTGATGTCAAACACTAAAGTTGGCAATAATTTTTCTTATCATAGCGCAGAAGGCTTATCCCGCAAGCAAAATATGGGTTTTTCCTCGGTGCCTTTCATGGGTCATATAGCAGCAGAAGTGCCTATATCTAATATTCAAAATAACACACATGAAATCATGATTCCTATTAATATGTTTCAAATATTAGGGAACCATTATGCTCTTGAAGTTGAGGGAGATTCAATGAATGGAGTTGGTATCTTAGATAGTGATACTGTTATTATATGCAGCTGTGAAACTGCAAATTCAGGGGATGTTGTTGTGGCGCTTCTTAATGAAGAGAAAGCTACCTTAAGACGATTTCGTCGAAAAGGAGATTCTATTGCTTTGGAGGCCGCTAATCCCGCATATAAAACGCGGATATTCCCCCCTAAAAATGTAAAAATTCAGGGTAAATTAGTAGGATTGATTCGACGATATTGA
- a CDS encoding FtsB family cell division protein, whose product MWTKHHKKNILFRLIFQTIAIAFIIYFGNHAIVGSYGLKATEALENRRVNYEYQLETLKNFRMKLERKVELMRDGSLEKDMLDEKARYNLNLSRSDEIVIFYSYF is encoded by the coding sequence ATGTGGACAAAACATCATAAAAAAAATATACTTTTTAGATTAATTTTTCAAACTATTGCTATTGCATTTATAATTTATTTTGGGAATCATGCGATAGTAGGAAGCTATGGATTAAAAGCAACTGAAGCTTTAGAAAACCGCCGTGTTAATTATGAATATCAGCTGGAAACGTTAAAAAATTTTCGGATGAAATTAGAACGGAAGGTAGAATTAATGCGTGATGGCTCTTTAGAAAAAGATATGTTAGATGAAAAAGCGCGGTATAATCTTAATTTGTCTCGCTCCGATGAAATCGTTATATTCTATTCCTATTTCTAG
- a CDS encoding ComEC/Rec2 family competence protein, with amino-acid sequence MLKFKNLVPVIFTLLSFKLLLNQYFLKKFSISKPSFADKGFKNKIYKPLYLQLSNSIKTELEYGRPFIFIPVFLAFGATLWFLQEKNISLSLIVTGFILSTISTILSSRCSLAMFLFTGAITCTFMGAILAASETKRKPKIMLFKPITVELRGLIEKREAMGNEKWRYLVKILDVKGISLDSFPQRAIISTVIKHKPFMQGKIIQGLARLSPPSGPVLPRLFDFRFFSYFKSIGANGYFYGLPILSQYTDKDPKPSLISQLSMLLDRARTYIGEYIRHKIPGDSGAFAAALVTDERRAISLETNEALRKSGLSHIIAISGLNMAIAAGLSFLGIRKTLSLFPNFTERFAIKKIAAFGALFTVTIYFLISGFSVSAQRAYLMTVITLISILLDRISICLHNIALTALVILFITPSEVMGPSFQMSFAATIALVASYTKWENKAISHPLLKTFRYGIIITGIIDFFKKILLTSLISSLATSLFLIQHFHNIVVYGFLANLAAIPLLSFIVIPAAFATIFLIPLSLDHIPLQIMGWGLELIIAIAQSISRWGNVIYIGRIPSVLFISLLIGFLILTLLKTALCHIGTIIIVLSMSAFFFLHPTPKPDLLISDNGRLVAFVKEDTLFTNRTNPPRFIFSQWQTALAAKNHQKPQKINNKRIPSEWDQKSIKILLNSFPFRQFVCIDKLLCTGQHETGTIISVIEKIESINIACKTSDVIVTAINIDPALCNVRLLITPKILRKSGSLEIIIIKSPKKNEKPTFVIKNSTNDTERPWRYSTQPQFKD; translated from the coding sequence ATGTTGAAATTTAAAAACTTAGTACCAGTTATATTCACTCTTCTATCTTTCAAGTTATTACTTAACCAATATTTTTTGAAAAAATTTTCTATTTCAAAACCTAGCTTTGCCGATAAAGGATTTAAAAATAAAATATACAAACCTCTTTATCTACAACTTTCAAATAGCATCAAAACAGAATTAGAATATGGTCGTCCTTTCATATTTATTCCTGTCTTTTTAGCATTCGGAGCAACTCTCTGGTTTCTTCAAGAAAAAAATATCTCCCTGTCATTAATTGTTACAGGATTTATACTCTCAACAATATCAACTATACTCTCTTCTCGTTGTTCTCTGGCAATGTTTCTATTTACGGGAGCAATAACGTGCACCTTTATGGGAGCAATACTGGCAGCCAGCGAAACAAAACGAAAACCCAAAATCATGCTTTTCAAGCCTATCACAGTAGAATTACGAGGCTTAATAGAAAAACGTGAAGCTATGGGAAATGAAAAATGGCGTTATCTCGTTAAAATTCTTGATGTCAAAGGCATTTCTCTGGATTCTTTCCCGCAAAGAGCAATAATATCTACTGTTATAAAACATAAACCTTTTATGCAAGGAAAAATCATACAAGGACTGGCAAGATTATCACCACCATCGGGTCCGGTTCTACCTCGTCTTTTTGATTTCAGGTTTTTCTCCTACTTTAAAAGTATAGGAGCAAACGGTTATTTCTATGGTTTGCCAATCTTAAGCCAATATACTGACAAAGATCCAAAACCTAGTTTAATATCTCAGTTAAGCATGTTACTTGATAGAGCACGTACATATATCGGTGAATATATCCGTCATAAAATTCCTGGAGATTCAGGAGCTTTTGCAGCTGCTCTCGTTACAGATGAACGTCGAGCGATTTCTCTTGAGACTAACGAAGCTCTGAGAAAATCTGGCCTTTCACATATCATAGCAATCTCCGGACTTAATATGGCTATTGCAGCAGGACTTTCTTTCCTGGGCATACGCAAAACACTCTCTTTATTTCCAAATTTTACAGAACGCTTTGCAATTAAGAAAATTGCAGCTTTTGGAGCGCTTTTTACAGTCACAATCTATTTTTTGATATCAGGATTCAGTGTTTCTGCGCAAAGAGCTTATTTAATGACCGTTATTACATTAATTTCTATCCTACTTGATAGAATTTCAATCTGTTTACATAATATTGCATTGACTGCTCTTGTTATCCTTTTTATAACACCTTCAGAAGTCATGGGGCCTAGTTTTCAAATGTCGTTTGCAGCGACTATAGCTCTTGTAGCAAGCTATACAAAGTGGGAAAACAAAGCTATCTCTCACCCTCTTCTCAAGACATTCCGTTATGGAATTATAATTACTGGCATAATAGATTTTTTTAAAAAAATTCTATTAACATCTTTAATAAGCAGCCTAGCAACTTCTCTCTTTTTAATTCAACATTTTCATAACATTGTGGTATATGGATTTCTTGCCAATCTCGCTGCCATACCGTTACTATCATTCATAGTTATCCCTGCAGCTTTTGCTACAATATTTTTAATACCTCTCTCTTTAGATCATATTCCTCTGCAAATCATGGGCTGGGGATTGGAGCTGATTATTGCTATTGCACAAAGTATTTCAAGATGGGGAAATGTCATTTATATAGGAAGAATACCCTCTGTATTATTTATCAGTTTGCTTATTGGCTTTCTTATATTAACACTACTTAAAACTGCTCTTTGTCATATTGGAACTATCATTATAGTCTTATCTATGAGCGCATTCTTTTTTCTTCATCCAACTCCTAAACCTGATCTTTTAATATCTGATAATGGTCGTTTAGTTGCTTTTGTAAAAGAAGACACTCTCTTCACCAACCGTACGAATCCACCACGCTTTATATTTTCACAATGGCAAACAGCACTAGCAGCGAAAAATCATCAAAAACCCCAGAAAATAAATAATAAAAGGATTCCCAGTGAATGGGATCAAAAATCTATAAAAATATTGTTAAATTCATTTCCCTTTAGACAATTTGTATGCATTGATAAATTATTATGTACTGGACAACATGAAACTGGAACAATTATTTCTGTAATTGAAAAGATAGAATCTATAAATATAGCTTGCAAAACTTCTGATGTTATAGTGACTGCAATTAATATAGACCCTGCACTATGTAATGTTCGACTATTAATAACTCCGAAAATTTTACGTAAAAGCGGCTCATTAGAAATCATCATTATCAAGTCGCCAAAGAAAAATGAAAAACCAACTTTCGTGATTAAGAATTCTACTAATGACACAGAACGCCCTTGGAGATATTCAACTCAACCACAATTCAAAGACTAA
- the eno gene encoding phosphopyruvate hydratase, whose amino-acid sequence MSSITNIIAREILDSRGNPTIEVDVHLTNGSIGRAAVPSGSSTGSYEAIELRDHDNRYFGKGVQKAVMAVNEKICEALVGLDARHQRQIDNIMIELDSTPNKALLGANAILGVSLAVAKAAAQTCCLPLYRYIGGCNAYILPVPMMNIINGGIHADNTIDFQEFMIVPAGAKNICEALRIGSEVFHTLKKELIKHGYNTNVGDEGGFAPELKQAADVLDFIMESIQKAGYIPGEEIFIALDCAANELFKDGKYILKGENLILESKDMAQYLSNLVQKYPIISIEDGMSEDDFDGWKTLTDKIGSTCQLVGDDLFVTNSSRLMHGIKMGIANSMLVKFNQIGSLSETMDAIETAHKANYTTIVSHRSGETEDTTISDLAVATNCKQIKTGSLTRSDRLAKYNQLIRIEKELGKDAKFAGLSVVRSPLKST is encoded by the coding sequence ATGTCATCAATTACCAATATAATTGCCCGTGAAATTCTTGACAGTCGAGGCAATCCAACTATTGAAGTTGATGTACATCTCACAAATGGCAGTATCGGCCGCGCTGCTGTTCCTTCTGGATCATCGACTGGATCTTATGAAGCAATCGAATTACGCGATCATGACAATCGTTATTTTGGTAAAGGCGTACAAAAAGCTGTTATGGCAGTGAATGAAAAAATTTGCGAAGCGCTGGTGGGACTTGATGCCAGACATCAGCGTCAAATTGACAATATCATGATTGAGCTTGATAGCACTCCCAATAAAGCTCTTCTCGGGGCTAATGCTATTCTTGGTGTATCACTTGCTGTTGCTAAAGCTGCTGCACAAACATGTTGCTTACCTCTTTATCGTTATATAGGTGGTTGTAATGCTTATATTCTTCCTGTTCCAATGATGAACATCATTAATGGTGGTATTCATGCTGATAATACAATTGATTTTCAAGAATTTATGATAGTTCCAGCAGGTGCAAAAAATATTTGTGAAGCCCTCCGCATAGGTTCAGAAGTATTTCATACATTAAAAAAGGAGCTTATTAAACACGGATATAACACTAATGTTGGAGACGAAGGTGGTTTTGCTCCTGAGTTGAAACAAGCTGCAGATGTACTTGATTTTATCATGGAATCTATTCAAAAAGCTGGATATATACCTGGAGAAGAAATATTTATTGCACTTGACTGTGCTGCAAATGAACTTTTTAAAGATGGAAAATATATCCTAAAAGGGGAAAATCTCATTCTAGAATCAAAGGATATGGCTCAATATCTTTCTAATCTAGTGCAGAAATATCCTATTATTTCTATTGAAGACGGTATGTCAGAAGATGATTTTGATGGCTGGAAAACCTTGACAGATAAAATAGGTTCTACATGTCAACTCGTTGGCGATGATTTATTTGTAACCAATTCTTCTCGTTTAATGCATGGAATTAAAATGGGCATCGCGAATTCCATGCTTGTTAAGTTTAATCAAATAGGTTCCCTTTCAGAAACAATGGATGCGATAGAAACAGCTCATAAAGCAAACTACACTACTATTGTTTCACATCGTTCAGGAGAAACAGAAGATACAACAATTTCTGATTTGGCAGTTGCAACCAACTGCAAGCAAATCAAAACAGGCTCTTTAACACGTTCTGATCGACTTGCAAAATATAATCAATTAATTCGTATTGAAAAAGAATTAGGGAAAGACGCAAAATTTGCAGGGCTTTCTGTTGTACGCTCCCCATTAAAGAGCACTTGA
- a CDS encoding L,D-transpeptidase family protein, whose translation MSIEMDCKKKDCSKRVSRRLFMQSAASLGLAGLSVPSFAQTVLDAVVNDGGRANWGDQFDSRFSRITAKINSNTPVLSEATLANLQQAIFVYQDITNRGGWPQVVIPRSLRIGDVDPSVQVLRERLILSYDLDKRVGISSAFDSYVDGAVRNFQARHGLLADGILEESTIQAMNIPAEIRLQQLNKNYARLQALVSGNLGQRYVMVNIPAAYIEAVQDGSVVLRNTAIVGKIDRQTPILNSEIYQVILNPFWVAPRSIVQKDIMPLMRQDPTYLKRNNIRLVNNKGVEIPPEQIDWNAPKAPNLMFRQDPGKINAMSSTKINFMNPYSVYMHDTPQRGLFNKIMRFETSGCVRVSNVRDLNVWLLSKTPGWTRQRMERVIESRVNTPIKLANKVPIHFVYISAWSSKDHVVQLREDIYNLDGNSLAPNSSIPRKPIPEEDFLSN comes from the coding sequence ATGAGTATAGAAATGGATTGTAAGAAAAAAGATTGTTCTAAACGTGTTTCGCGCCGTCTTTTTATGCAGTCTGCAGCATCATTGGGTTTAGCAGGTTTGTCAGTTCCTTCTTTTGCGCAAACAGTTTTGGATGCAGTTGTAAATGATGGGGGTCGTGCAAATTGGGGAGACCAATTTGATTCTCGATTTTCCCGTATAACTGCGAAGATCAATTCCAATACTCCTGTTTTAAGTGAGGCTACTCTTGCTAATCTTCAACAGGCGATTTTTGTTTATCAGGATATTACTAATAGAGGTGGGTGGCCACAGGTGGTAATACCACGCTCTTTGCGTATTGGCGATGTTGATCCTTCCGTTCAGGTTTTACGTGAAAGATTAATTTTGTCATATGATCTTGATAAAAGGGTAGGTATTTCTTCAGCATTCGATTCTTATGTTGATGGAGCTGTAAGGAATTTTCAAGCACGACATGGGTTACTGGCAGACGGTATTCTTGAAGAATCGACAATTCAGGCTATGAATATTCCAGCAGAAATTCGTTTGCAGCAGTTGAATAAGAATTATGCTCGTCTTCAGGCTTTGGTATCAGGGAACCTTGGTCAACGTTATGTTATGGTCAATATACCTGCTGCTTATATAGAAGCAGTTCAAGATGGATCGGTAGTATTACGCAATACTGCAATAGTTGGTAAAATAGACCGTCAAACTCCTATTTTGAATTCAGAAATCTATCAAGTGATCCTCAATCCTTTTTGGGTTGCACCGCGTTCGATTGTGCAAAAAGATATTATGCCACTTATGCGTCAAGATCCAACTTATTTAAAACGCAACAATATTCGTCTGGTTAACAATAAAGGAGTTGAGATTCCTCCAGAACAAATTGATTGGAATGCCCCTAAAGCACCAAATCTGATGTTTCGTCAAGATCCAGGCAAGATAAATGCCATGTCTTCCACTAAGATAAATTTTATGAATCCTTATTCTGTTTATATGCATGATACTCCACAGCGAGGTTTGTTTAATAAGATTATGCGTTTTGAGACATCTGGATGTGTGCGCGTGAGTAATGTGAGAGATCTTAATGTTTGGCTTCTTAGTAAAACTCCTGGTTGGACACGTCAGAGAATGGAGCGCGTTATAGAAAGTCGTGTCAATACACCTATTAAACTTGCTAATAAGGTTCCAATTCATTTTGTTTATATATCTGCATGGTCTTCCAAAGATCATGTTGTACAACTTAGAGAAGATATTTATAATCTAGATGGAAACTCGTTAGCACCAAATAGTTCTATACCCCGCAAGCCTATCCCTGAAGAGGATTTTTTATCAAATTAA
- a CDS encoding DUF6163 family protein has product MSTLQLTRIEMIFIFFLRIVSIISFIFTLYYWKMAVGYSFEGYRRFDLLPTPWKTAVASLSVLFPVSSVGLWLTVSWGPVIWLLSAVIQIIMYLIFPNIFGYNYVLCLMHLLILVLYLSMRFLLAHQKSN; this is encoded by the coding sequence ATGAGTACACTACAGCTTACACGTATTGAAATGATATTTATTTTTTTTCTTCGGATTGTTTCCATTATTTCTTTTATTTTTACATTATATTATTGGAAAATGGCAGTAGGGTATTCATTTGAAGGATATCGGCGTTTTGATTTATTGCCTACTCCTTGGAAAACAGCAGTTGCTAGCCTTAGTGTTTTATTCCCTGTTTCTTCAGTAGGATTATGGCTTACAGTATCCTGGGGACCAGTTATATGGTTGCTCTCAGCTGTTATACAGATAATCATGTATTTAATTTTTCCAAACATTTTTGGATATAATTATGTACTCTGTCTTATGCACCTTTTAATTTTGGTCTTATATTTGAGCATGCGCTTTTTATTAGCACATCAAAAAAGCAATTAA
- the ldtR gene encoding transcriptional regulator LdtR, producing MKTRVQSKVMSVVEDKNNNNIRFLYMECLNLIERLHRGLLDVTKDEFERQGRSDINAVQALLLFNIGNSELTAGELRSRGYYLGSNVSYNLKKLVDLGFVNHQRSRIDRRSVRISLTKPGQEIAETVAKLYERHITSIHKVGGLDVNNFIEINKLLQRLDRFWNDQILYRL from the coding sequence ATGAAGACCAGAGTCCAATCAAAGGTAATGTCTGTTGTAGAGGATAAGAACAATAATAATATTAGATTCCTTTACATGGAATGCTTAAATCTTATTGAACGATTACATCGAGGCCTCTTAGATGTTACTAAGGATGAATTTGAACGTCAAGGCCGTAGTGATATTAATGCGGTACAAGCGCTTTTACTTTTTAATATTGGTAATTCTGAGTTAACTGCTGGTGAGTTGCGTTCACGAGGTTATTACTTGGGATCGAATGTATCGTATAATTTAAAGAAGTTAGTTGATCTAGGATTTGTTAATCATCAGCGCTCGCGTATAGATAGGCGCTCTGTGCGGATTAGTCTTACTAAGCCTGGGCAGGAGATAGCTGAAACTGTTGCTAAACTTTATGAAAGACATATTACCTCTATTCATAAGGTTGGAGGTCTTGATGTTAATAATTTTATTGAAATCAATAAATTATTACAGCGCCTTGATCGTTTCTGGAATGATCAAATTTTATACCGCCTTTAA
- the kdsA gene encoding 3-deoxy-8-phosphooctulonate synthase: MIKTHTEIHIENKPSLITFSNSKPISLIAGPCQLESREHAFMMAGRLIEICQSFDIGLVYKSSFDKANRSSLTSQRGIGIDKGLEILLDLKKAYNLAITTDIHTEMQCEIVAPVVDILQIPAFLCRQTDLLVAAARTGRIINVKKGQFLSPWDMKNVLHKLNANGALDVLLCERGVSFGYNTLVSDMRALPIMAAMGAPVIFDASHSVQQPGGQGDRSGGQHEFIAPLTRAAVAVGVAGIFIETHQDPDKAPSDGQNMLKLDKLPELLEQVIAIDNIVKLV, translated from the coding sequence ATGATAAAAACTCATACAGAAATTCACATAGAGAATAAACCATCACTCATAACTTTTTCTAATTCAAAACCCATATCTTTGATTGCTGGTCCATGCCAATTAGAAAGTCGTGAGCATGCATTTATGATGGCAGGAAGATTAATCGAAATTTGCCAATCATTTGATATTGGCCTTGTTTATAAATCTTCTTTTGACAAGGCGAATCGCAGCTCATTAACAAGTCAACGCGGAATTGGAATAGATAAAGGATTGGAAATTTTATTAGACTTGAAAAAAGCCTATAATTTGGCAATAACGACAGATATTCACACAGAAATGCAATGTGAAATTGTAGCGCCCGTCGTTGATATTTTGCAAATTCCTGCATTTCTTTGCCGTCAAACAGATTTGTTAGTTGCAGCAGCACGAACAGGACGTATCATTAACGTCAAAAAAGGACAATTTCTTTCACCATGGGATATGAAGAATGTCCTGCATAAACTTAACGCTAATGGTGCATTAGATGTATTATTGTGTGAACGTGGTGTGTCTTTTGGCTACAATACACTAGTATCTGATATGCGTGCTCTACCCATCATGGCAGCCATGGGCGCACCTGTAATCTTTGATGCCAGCCACTCTGTTCAACAGCCTGGAGGGCAAGGGGATCGTTCTGGTGGACAACATGAATTTATTGCACCTCTTACAAGAGCTGCTGTTGCTGTAGGTGTTGCAGGTATTTTTATTGAAACACATCAAGATCCTGACAAAGCTCCATCTGATGGACAAAACATGCTAAAACTAGATAAACTGCCAGAACTTTTAGAACAAGTAATTGCTATCGATAATATTGTAAAGCTGGTATAA
- a CDS encoding citrate synthase: protein MTDKVATLKLGNKEAKLHIKSGTLGPPVIDISSLYKDLEVFTYDIGFSSTASCESCITFIDGEKGVLLHRGYPIEQLSEKSDFLEVCYLLLYGELPTVSQKKDFNYRISRHTMVNEHMSRFFKGFSPSSHPMSVMMGAVSALSAFYYDSTDVGNPYQRMVASLRMIAKMPTLAAMTYKHSIGQPFSYPRNDLDYSANFLNMFFSIPCEEYHIDPILSRAIDRIFILHADHEQNASTSTVRLAGSSGANPFSCIAAGIACLGGPAHGGANEAALNMLIEIGSPERVPEYIARAKDKNSSFRVSGFGHRVYKNYDPRARIMQKTMYEVLKATGNENDPIMQVALELEKLALKDEYFIERKLYPNVDFYSGLILRAIGFPSSLFPVLFAVARTAGWIAQLTEMLEDSSKRIGRPRQLYIGFEKRDYVPLDQR, encoded by the coding sequence ATGACAGATAAGGTTGCAACACTGAAATTAGGAAATAAGGAAGCAAAGCTACATATCAAAAGCGGCACCCTTGGGCCACCTGTTATAGATATTTCTTCTTTGTATAAGGATTTAGAGGTATTTACTTATGATATAGGTTTTTCCTCTACTGCTTCCTGTGAATCTTGTATAACATTTATTGATGGCGAGAAAGGGGTATTATTACATCGTGGCTACCCTATTGAGCAACTTTCAGAAAAAAGTGATTTTCTTGAAGTTTGTTATTTATTGCTTTACGGAGAGCTTCCTACTGTTAGCCAGAAAAAAGATTTTAATTATAGAATATCTAGACATACAATGGTGAATGAGCATATGTCTCGCTTTTTCAAAGGCTTTTCTCCTTCTTCTCATCCTATGTCTGTGATGATGGGAGCTGTTAGTGCTCTTTCAGCATTTTATTATGATTCTACAGATGTAGGAAACCCTTATCAGCGTATGGTTGCATCATTAAGAATGATTGCCAAGATGCCTACTTTAGCTGCAATGACTTATAAACATTCTATAGGACAACCTTTCTCCTATCCCAGAAATGATCTAGACTATTCTGCTAATTTTTTGAATATGTTCTTTTCAATTCCGTGTGAGGAATATCATATTGATCCAATATTATCGCGTGCTATAGATCGTATATTTATTTTGCATGCTGATCATGAACAGAATGCATCTACATCTACAGTAAGGTTGGCCGGTTCATCTGGGGCTAATCCTTTTTCTTGTATTGCTGCTGGTATCGCATGTCTTGGAGGTCCAGCGCATGGGGGGGCAAATGAAGCAGCGCTCAATATGTTGATAGAAATTGGTTCTCCTGAACGAGTTCCAGAGTATATAGCGCGTGCTAAGGATAAGAATAGTTCTTTCCGAGTATCAGGTTTCGGACATCGTGTGTATAAAAACTATGACCCTCGTGCCCGGATTATGCAAAAGACTATGTACGAAGTGCTTAAGGCGACTGGAAACGAAAATGATCCTATTATGCAAGTGGCTCTGGAATTAGAAAAGCTTGCTTTAAAGGATGAGTATTTTATTGAAAGAAAACTTTATCCGAATGTTGATTTTTATTCTGGTTTAATCTTGAGAGCGATTGGTTTCCCGTCCAGTTTATTTCCGGTATTGTTTGCAGTTGCACGAACTGCAGGATGGATTGCTCAGTTGACAGAGATGTTAGAGGATTCCTCTAAACGTATAGGTCGTCCTCGTCAGCTGTATATTGGCTTTGAAAAACGTGATTATGTTCCTTTAGATCAACGTTGA